Proteins encoded within one genomic window of Triticum aestivum cultivar Chinese Spring chromosome 2D, IWGSC CS RefSeq v2.1, whole genome shotgun sequence:
- the LOC123049372 gene encoding putative HVA22-like protein g has product MMSVELLTKFLTVLFGYAMPALECFKAVEQRTGRTDQLRFWCQYWIILVILVIFDEIAGALISRIPMYYEVKLAFLVYLWYPQTRGSDIVYENFVRPLVMQYEPNIEERLRYLRANAGDLIVFYLKNFTDRGYELFLRVLDFAQSQASSGSRTRRFFSFRRDRGERPSFVDDDYVHGSDRRSAARQRRPRGADY; this is encoded by the exons ATGATGTCTGTCGAGCTGCTGACGAAATTCCTCAC GGTTCTGTTCGGGTATGCCATGCCGGCGTTGGAGTGCTTCAAGGCGGTCGAGCAGCGGACCGGCCGGACCGATCAGCTCCGGTTTTGGTGCCAGTATTG GATCATACTAGTCATCCTGGTCATATTCGATGAAATCGCAGGCGCCCTAATATCGAG GATTCCGATGTACTATGAAGTCAAGCTCGCCTTCCTCGTCTACCTCTGGTACCCACAGACAAGG GGGTCTGACATCGTGTACGAGAACTTCGTGAGGCCGCTGGTGATGCAGTACGAGCCCAACATCGAGGAGAGGCTGCGGTACCTGCGGGCCAACGCCGGCGACCTCATCGTCTTCTACCTCAAGAACTTCACCGACAGGGGATACGAGCTCTTCCTCCGGGTCCTTGACTTCGCTCAGTCGCAGGCGTCCAGTGGCTCAAGGACAAGG AGGTTCTTCTCGTTCCGAAGGGACCGAGGGGAGAGGCCGAGCTTCGTCGACGACGACTACGTCCACGGCAGCGATCGGAGGAGCGCAGCCAGGCAGCGGCGACCCCGCGGTGCTGATTACTAG